The DNA sequence CCCGACGCCATCCGCACCCACCCGGGGGTGCTCCGCTTCACGCGCGAGTTCTTCGACGCCGGCAAGCCGGTGGCCGGCATCTGCCACGGCCCCCAGATCCTGATCAGCGCCGACCTGGTCCGCGGCGTCCGCCTGACCGGCTATCGGAGCATCGCCCAGGACCTGAGGAACGCGGGCGCCGAGTACGAGGACCGGGAGACGGTGGTGGACGAGCGCAGGCGGCTGGTGACGGCGCGCCAGCCCTCCGACCTGCCGGCCTGGCTGCCGGCGGTGATCGAGCAATTCGCCGCACGGACGGTCGCCGGCCAGCCCGCCCGCTGAACGACCGGCCGGCTTCCGTCTCGCGCCCCGGCCAGCCCCGGCCGGGGCGCCCGCTTCCACGTTTCCCGGGGAATCACCACCACCAGCGTTGCCCCGGGAGCGGCTCCAGCCAGCGCTCCGCCCAGCGCAGGTAGGCCGGCGGCGTCCAGTCGAGCAGCGTGGGGAGCCGGATTCCCAGC is a window from the Bacillota bacterium genome containing:
- a CDS encoding type 1 glutamine amidotransferase, yielding MGRLDGQRIALLVGPGFEDSEALYPYYRLQEEGARVEVVGVGRAGEVVTGKHGVPLAIDRPVDEARAEAYDGLVLPGGHGPDAIRTHPGVLRFTREFFDAGKPVAGICHGPQILISADLVRGVRLTGYRSIAQDLRNAGAEYEDRETVVDERRRLVTARQPSDLPAWLPAVIEQFAARTVAGQPAR